The following coding sequences are from one Planctomicrobium piriforme window:
- a CDS encoding DUF1549 and DUF1553 domain-containing protein — MISKHAIHIWTATLALLFIAQLAVAADVIPPASQRFANAATAESPDFQKHLVPLLGKVGCNGRACHGSFQGQGGFRLSLFGYDFDMDHKNLLERVDLDAPADSYALHKATLVEQHKGGKILEPGSWEYNIFLKWIAGGGNGVDEAIKLSRLEVTPAEINFNTVGQKQQLQAIAVWEDGTRENVTCLCRFKSNDDTICKIDAEGLVTSGEPGDSHVIVFYDNAVESVPVLRPIGPTIANRQPERTRIDQLVGDKLQKLGIAASPVCNDADFLRRVCIDITGTLPTADEVRTFLEDKTADKRARKVEELLATPAYTAWWTTRLCDWTGNSDDQLNNINPTAPKQGSKDWYDWISLRVQQNVPYDQLCEQIVLATGRRTGESYLEYCDRLSNYSRNVSGTYADEPGLMYFWGRRNFVQNEDRAIGFAYTFMGTRIQCAQCHKHPFDVWTQQDFQEFERFFDNVKFARNGANKKEYEQIVTSLGLSDTKGNDLRKELDKSAEKGKTIPFPEITVTQPKTNKRKSSGVVAPNFNVAKLLGEDEVNLNELKDPRTELMNWLRNSPTKLFAKSFVNRVWSNYFNRGIVEPTDDLSLANPPSNGPLLEDLADRFIASGYDMKWLHREICLSDAYQRDWRPTETNRLDERNFSRAVPRRLPAEVAYDVLTMATASDSIAASFRSNVKGHATASFSPPRGPLKGIDYPLAVFGRSTRESNCDCDRSMEASLLQTVFVRNDSETLARLDSRDGWLNQIADKSQELPKIEPAKSSNTDQAERIQKLQAAMKKAKKNQDAATQAKLKAQLEKARQPEPQPVRSKEPKSAQVDLSTAEVTGLIEEAYLRTLSRYPTDQERQTSLQYLAAAPNELDGLKDILWALINTKEFIVNH, encoded by the coding sequence ATGATTTCGAAGCATGCAATACACATCTGGACTGCCACCCTGGCACTGCTGTTCATCGCTCAACTGGCTGTTGCGGCAGATGTCATTCCTCCGGCCAGCCAGCGCTTCGCCAATGCCGCGACTGCCGAATCCCCCGACTTTCAGAAACACCTGGTTCCACTTCTCGGCAAGGTCGGCTGCAACGGCCGCGCATGTCACGGTTCGTTTCAGGGACAGGGGGGCTTTCGCCTCTCCCTGTTCGGATACGACTTCGACATGGATCACAAGAACCTGCTCGAACGAGTCGACCTCGATGCACCCGCCGACAGCTATGCGCTGCACAAGGCAACCCTCGTGGAGCAGCATAAGGGGGGTAAGATTCTTGAACCGGGAAGCTGGGAATACAACATCTTCCTGAAGTGGATCGCCGGTGGCGGCAACGGAGTCGACGAAGCCATCAAGCTCAGCCGACTGGAAGTGACTCCTGCCGAAATCAATTTCAACACTGTCGGTCAAAAGCAGCAGTTGCAGGCGATTGCCGTGTGGGAAGACGGAACGCGCGAAAACGTCACCTGCTTGTGCCGTTTCAAAAGCAACGACGACACGATCTGCAAGATCGACGCGGAAGGACTGGTCACCTCGGGAGAACCAGGCGACTCGCACGTCATCGTCTTCTACGACAACGCGGTCGAGTCGGTGCCCGTGCTGCGTCCGATCGGACCGACGATTGCCAACCGCCAGCCGGAACGCACCAGGATCGATCAACTCGTCGGCGACAAGCTGCAGAAGCTCGGTATCGCTGCCAGCCCCGTCTGCAACGACGCTGATTTTTTGCGTCGAGTTTGCATCGACATCACAGGCACGCTGCCCACCGCCGATGAAGTTCGCACTTTTCTGGAAGACAAAACGGCAGACAAACGTGCCCGTAAGGTCGAAGAACTGCTGGCGACGCCGGCTTACACCGCCTGGTGGACGACGCGACTGTGCGACTGGACCGGAAATTCGGACGACCAGTTGAACAACATCAATCCCACTGCCCCCAAACAGGGGAGTAAGGACTGGTACGACTGGATTTCACTGCGAGTTCAACAGAACGTTCCCTACGACCAACTGTGCGAGCAGATCGTGTTGGCAACCGGCCGCCGCACTGGCGAGAGCTATCTCGAATACTGCGACCGTCTCAGCAATTACTCAAGGAACGTCTCAGGCACCTATGCCGATGAGCCGGGTCTGATGTACTTCTGGGGGCGTCGCAACTTCGTGCAGAACGAAGACCGGGCCATCGGCTTCGCCTATACCTTCATGGGGACTCGCATTCAGTGCGCCCAGTGTCACAAGCACCCTTTCGACGTCTGGACGCAGCAGGACTTCCAGGAGTTCGAACGTTTCTTCGACAACGTGAAGTTCGCCCGCAATGGAGCGAACAAAAAGGAATACGAACAGATCGTGACCAGCCTGGGGCTGTCCGACACCAAAGGGAACGACCTGCGGAAGGAACTCGACAAGTCCGCTGAGAAAGGGAAGACGATCCCTTTCCCGGAAATCACCGTCACCCAGCCCAAGACCAATAAACGTAAATCGAGCGGCGTCGTTGCCCCGAATTTCAACGTCGCCAAGCTGCTCGGTGAAGACGAAGTCAATCTGAACGAACTGAAAGATCCTCGCACTGAACTCATGAACTGGTTGCGAAACAGCCCGACCAAGCTGTTCGCCAAATCATTCGTGAATCGGGTGTGGTCCAACTACTTCAATCGCGGGATCGTCGAGCCGACGGATGATTTGTCCCTCGCCAATCCCCCCAGCAATGGTCCTTTGCTGGAAGACCTGGCCGACCGGTTCATCGCCAGCGGCTACGACATGAAGTGGCTGCATCGCGAGATCTGCCTGTCTGATGCTTATCAGCGCGACTGGCGCCCGACCGAGACGAATCGTCTGGACGAACGCAATTTCAGCCGCGCTGTTCCCCGACGGTTGCCGGCCGAAGTCGCCTATGACGTGCTGACGATGGCGACCGCCAGCGATTCAATTGCCGCCAGCTTCCGCAGCAACGTCAAAGGGCATGCAACGGCCAGCTTTTCTCCACCACGCGGCCCGTTGAAGGGAATCGATTACCCCTTGGCCGTCTTTGGCCGTTCGACCCGCGAGAGCAATTGCGATTGCGATCGGTCGATGGAAGCCAGCCTGCTGCAGACTGTGTTCGTTCGTAACGATTCCGAAACGCTGGCCCGGCTCGACAGCCGCGATGGCTGGTTGAATCAGATTGCCGACAAGAGCCAGGAACTTCCCAAAATCGAACCGGCGAAGAGTAGTAACACAGATCAGGCGGAGCGCATCCAGAAGCTGCAAGCGGCGATGAAGAAGGCGAAGAAAAATCAGGACGCTGCAACTCAGGCAAAGCTGAAAGCACAGTTGGAAAAAGCCCGACAGCCGGAGCCTCAACCCGTCCGCTCGAAAGAACCAAAGTCCGCCCAGGTCGACCTTTCGACCGCAGAGGTGACTGGGCTGATCGAAGAAGCCTATCTGCGAACTCTGAGCCGGTATCCCACCGATCAGGAACGCCAGACCTCGTTGCAATATCTCGCCGCGGCACCCAACGAACTGGACGGCCTGAAAGACATCCTGTGGGCGCTCATCAATACTAAAGAGTTCATTGTGAATCACTGA
- a CDS encoding branched-chain amino acid aminotransferase, with amino-acid sequence MNACLTNLINDEAGFIVSAELVLISTIAVLGMIVGLSEVALNVNNELEDVGSAFANVKQSYKISCSEGHKAQMFGSSNWDQADFCDGQFDVN; translated from the coding sequence ATGAACGCTTGCCTGACCAACCTGATCAACGACGAAGCCGGTTTTATTGTCTCTGCTGAACTGGTCCTGATCTCGACCATCGCCGTCCTGGGCATGATCGTCGGACTCAGCGAAGTGGCCCTCAACGTCAACAACGAACTCGAAGACGTCGGCTCCGCCTTCGCCAATGTGAAACAGAGCTACAAAATCAGTTGCTCGGAAGGCCACAAGGCCCAGATGTTCGGCAGCAGCAACTGGGATCAGGCTGACTTCTGCGACGGCCAGTTCGACGTGAACTGA
- a CDS encoding division/cell wall cluster transcriptional repressor MraZ, producing MPDAPQTFLTGEYRRALDDRFRLTLPNDFATGVTDDAGETILAKERYGCLSLWKSGDWRQRLNDGMSLIREKIRAGRMEQRWTDVQRLGRLLSTRATEVSLANRARVLIPEGFREFLDVPKGGDVVVVGAVICVEIWQPQAWMDHLKSDMPEFGDLFRQLSS from the coding sequence ATGCCCGACGCTCCACAAACCTTTCTGACTGGAGAATACCGGCGGGCATTGGATGACCGTTTTCGACTCACGCTTCCCAACGATTTCGCTACCGGGGTGACGGACGATGCTGGTGAGACCATCCTGGCGAAGGAACGCTACGGGTGCCTCAGCCTGTGGAAATCAGGCGACTGGCGTCAGCGGTTGAACGACGGAATGTCGCTCATCCGCGAGAAGATCCGTGCCGGACGCATGGAACAGAGATGGACCGACGTCCAACGGCTCGGCCGGCTTCTTTCCACCCGGGCGACGGAAGTGAGTTTGGCGAACAGGGCACGAGTCTTGATTCCTGAGGGATTTCGGGAATTTCTGGACGTGCCCAAAGGGGGAGATGTGGTTGTCGTCGGCGCAGTAATCTGCGTTGAAATATGGCAGCCGCAAGCCTGGATGGACCACCTGAAAAGCGACATGCCGGAATTCGGCGATCTCTTCCGTCAGCTCTCGAGCTAG
- a CDS encoding DUF1501 domain-containing protein: protein MARQRTCDGIVRRDFLKAGVVGTTALNLASYLRWSSAGQVRSNAKAQSAIFINLQGGPSHMDTFDLKPQSSTDYRGEFQPIQTAVPGIEICEHLPNLAKNMDKFLILRGVTHTLAAHELGTEFINTGNRPIPSLQFPGYGAVVSKERPGPAELPPNVAIPNSKQSPGYLGVQYASLQTNNTPTPGLPYAVRGLSLSDGLTVKDVERRQHLLQDLDQTFRGFEQNSQLLQGLDRFSEQAYSMITSPRSREAFDVSRESESYREKFGKTPFGQSCLLATRLVESGVRFVTISQPGWDTHAENWTKLKENQLPPFDEGLAALLQGLSEKGLLDSTVVFVSGEFGRTPKINTERGGRDHYPRCMFMLLAGGGIQGGRVLGASNENATEPLEKGFKPEDVAASFYHALGIDHRHEYHTASGRPVMIIRDGQVLPELFA from the coding sequence ATGGCTCGGCAACGGACTTGTGACGGCATTGTGCGGCGTGACTTTTTAAAGGCGGGCGTCGTCGGGACAACCGCTCTGAATCTGGCGTCTTATCTGCGGTGGAGTTCCGCCGGTCAGGTACGGTCCAACGCCAAGGCCCAATCTGCGATTTTCATCAATCTGCAGGGGGGGCCGTCGCACATGGATACGTTCGACCTTAAGCCACAGTCGTCGACCGACTATCGCGGCGAGTTTCAGCCGATTCAGACCGCGGTGCCTGGCATTGAGATCTGCGAGCACCTGCCGAACCTCGCAAAGAACATGGACAAGTTCCTGATCCTGCGGGGCGTCACTCATACGCTCGCGGCACATGAACTGGGAACGGAGTTCATCAACACCGGGAACCGGCCCATTCCGTCGCTGCAGTTCCCCGGTTACGGAGCGGTGGTCAGCAAAGAACGGCCAGGCCCGGCCGAATTGCCGCCGAATGTGGCGATCCCCAATTCCAAGCAGTCGCCCGGTTATCTCGGCGTGCAATACGCCTCGCTGCAGACGAATAACACGCCCACCCCCGGGCTGCCCTATGCCGTGCGTGGGCTGTCTCTCTCCGATGGTCTGACCGTCAAAGACGTCGAACGCCGGCAGCACCTGTTGCAGGATCTCGACCAGACGTTCCGCGGCTTCGAGCAGAACAGCCAGTTGCTGCAGGGACTCGATCGGTTCTCGGAACAGGCGTATTCGATGATCACATCACCCCGTTCGCGGGAGGCGTTCGACGTCAGCCGCGAATCAGAAAGTTACCGCGAGAAGTTTGGAAAAACGCCGTTCGGACAGAGCTGTCTGCTGGCAACACGACTCGTGGAATCCGGCGTGCGTTTCGTCACCATTTCACAACCCGGTTGGGATACCCATGCCGAGAACTGGACGAAGCTCAAAGAAAACCAGTTGCCTCCGTTTGATGAAGGACTCGCCGCCCTGCTGCAAGGACTTTCTGAAAAAGGGCTACTCGACTCGACCGTCGTGTTCGTCTCAGGTGAATTCGGGCGGACGCCGAAGATCAACACGGAACGCGGCGGTCGGGACCATTATCCGCGTTGCATGTTCATGCTGCTGGCCGGCGGCGGCATTCAAGGAGGCCGCGTGCTGGGGGCCTCGAACGAAAACGCGACCGAGCCGCTGGAAAAGGGCTTCAAACCGGAAGACGTCGCGGCATCGTTCTACCATGCACTCGGCATCGACCACCGCCACGAATACCACACCGCCTCAGGCCGCCCGGTGATGATCATTCGAGATGGTCAGGTGTTGCCGGAGTTGTTTGCGTAG
- a CDS encoding POT family MFS transporter — MSEKKFLTVPPEQTTMPAGIPYIVGNEAAERFSYYGMKAILMDFMMLSLLSAAGQPDVMGEEEATRWISNFNSAVYFFPIIGAILADWLFGKYRMILCVSLVYCAGHATLALMDFHTGIDQRTLLFWGLCLIAIGSGGIKPCVSAHVGDQFGRANSYLMPVVFGWFYFAINFGSTFSTMLTPALHESKRFGPSWAFGVPGVLMGIATLVFWLGRNKFVHVPPAGNKFFKETFSREGFIALANLAPLYLLIAPFWSLFDQTGSRWVGQAHDMDRRLFGFEPSAAQFQVVNPIMVMIFIPLFSYVIYPLMRKFFTVTPLRRIGIGLFLTVPSFLVATWIESRILANETPSIGWQILAYALLTAAEVMVSITSLEFSYTQAPKEMKSFVMGVYLLSISLGNQFTSLVNSQIENSIKAEQPILQGANYFWFFSMVMLAAAVIFAIWSPFYRGRTYIQSDDQPQPEPAAT; from the coding sequence ATGTCCGAGAAAAAATTTCTGACCGTTCCGCCTGAGCAGACCACGATGCCGGCGGGCATCCCCTACATCGTCGGCAACGAAGCCGCCGAACGCTTCAGCTACTACGGCATGAAGGCCATCCTGATGGATTTCATGATGCTGTCGCTGCTGAGCGCGGCCGGACAGCCGGATGTGATGGGAGAAGAGGAAGCGACCCGCTGGATCTCGAACTTCAATTCCGCGGTCTACTTCTTTCCGATTATCGGCGCCATTCTGGCGGACTGGCTGTTTGGCAAGTACCGGATGATTCTCTGTGTCTCACTGGTGTACTGTGCCGGTCATGCCACCCTGGCGCTGATGGATTTCCACACGGGGATCGATCAGCGGACATTGTTGTTCTGGGGGCTGTGTCTGATTGCGATTGGATCTGGCGGCATCAAACCGTGCGTGTCGGCGCATGTCGGCGATCAGTTTGGCCGGGCCAATTCGTATCTCATGCCGGTGGTGTTCGGATGGTTCTACTTCGCGATCAATTTTGGCTCGACCTTTTCGACGATGCTCACCCCGGCCCTGCATGAAAGCAAACGCTTTGGGCCATCGTGGGCGTTCGGCGTCCCTGGCGTGCTGATGGGCATTGCCACGCTCGTCTTTTGGCTGGGACGCAACAAGTTTGTGCATGTGCCGCCAGCCGGCAACAAATTCTTCAAAGAAACGTTCAGCAGAGAAGGCTTCATCGCCTTGGCGAATCTGGCTCCGCTCTATCTGCTGATCGCCCCGTTCTGGTCTCTCTTTGATCAGACCGGATCGCGCTGGGTCGGTCAGGCACATGACATGGACCGGCGACTGTTCGGATTCGAGCCCTCGGCTGCTCAGTTTCAGGTCGTCAATCCGATCATGGTGATGATCTTCATCCCGCTCTTCTCGTATGTGATTTATCCCTTGATGAGGAAGTTCTTCACCGTCACGCCGCTGCGAAGAATTGGCATCGGGCTGTTTCTCACCGTTCCGTCGTTCCTGGTTGCAACCTGGATTGAGTCTCGCATCCTGGCGAACGAGACCCCCTCGATCGGCTGGCAGATTCTGGCTTATGCCTTGCTGACCGCAGCAGAAGTGATGGTTTCGATTACGTCTCTGGAGTTCTCATACACCCAGGCGCCCAAAGAAATGAAGTCGTTTGTGATGGGGGTGTACCTGCTCTCAATTTCGTTGGGCAACCAGTTCACGTCGCTTGTGAATTCGCAAATCGAAAACTCGATCAAGGCCGAGCAGCCTATCTTGCAGGGAGCGAACTACTTCTGGTTCTTCAGCATGGTGATGCTCGCCGCAGCGGTGATCTTCGCGATCTGGTCCCCATTCTATCGCGGCCGCACCTACATCCAGTCCGACGACCAGCCGCAGCCGGAACCCGCAGCGACCTGA
- a CDS encoding SET domain-containing protein gives MAHSQSEYLEVRYTKDKGRGVFARQLIPAGTVFERVPLIVVTWDKIDESELAHYAYAWTEKKAVIALGYGSLYNHSFKPNAYYEDGGRQTKSFTAIRDIQPGEEVTINYNGDPKDKTNDLGFDVVE, from the coding sequence ATGGCGCATTCCCAGTCCGAGTACCTCGAAGTCCGCTACACCAAAGACAAAGGCCGCGGCGTCTTCGCCAGGCAACTGATCCCCGCCGGCACCGTCTTCGAACGGGTGCCGCTGATCGTGGTCACCTGGGACAAAATCGACGAATCGGAGCTGGCACACTACGCCTACGCCTGGACGGAAAAGAAAGCGGTCATCGCGCTGGGGTATGGCTCGCTCTACAACCACAGCTTCAAGCCCAACGCCTACTACGAAGACGGCGGCCGACAGACCAAATCCTTCACCGCAATCCGCGATATCCAGCCCGGCGAAGAAGTCACCATCAACTACAACGGCGACCCGAAAGACAAGACCAACGATCTGGGCTTCGATGTGGTTGAGTAA
- a CDS encoding phosphatase PAP2 family protein: MQWVSTPQQAVIFPWGQQTFWNFLYRYGEIPGIVVGCCGIPLLLLSIIPRFRQYGRVGAFLCLTCCLGPGLLVNNGLKAHWGRPRPRDTVEFGGRQQFVHVGNLGRTLPNGSFPSGHAAIAFFVFAPAFLRCRWRGWRPVWLLTGLTFGTLVGIARVLQGGHFPTDVLWSLGIVYFCCWLMAAALDVERVELFPSLTEEFAADAGRRQAA; the protein is encoded by the coding sequence ATGCAGTGGGTTTCCACTCCACAACAGGCCGTGATCTTCCCCTGGGGGCAGCAGACCTTCTGGAACTTTCTCTATCGCTATGGAGAAATCCCCGGCATCGTTGTCGGTTGTTGCGGGATTCCCTTGCTGCTGCTGTCGATCATTCCGCGATTTCGACAATACGGCCGCGTCGGTGCATTTCTGTGTCTCACCTGTTGCCTGGGCCCCGGCCTGCTCGTCAATAATGGGCTGAAAGCACACTGGGGGCGGCCGCGGCCGCGCGACACTGTGGAATTCGGCGGGCGGCAACAATTTGTGCATGTCGGAAACCTGGGTCGGACATTACCGAACGGCTCATTCCCAAGCGGCCATGCCGCCATCGCGTTTTTTGTCTTCGCACCGGCGTTCCTGCGCTGTCGCTGGCGCGGCTGGCGCCCTGTCTGGCTACTCACAGGGCTGACGTTCGGAACCCTTGTCGGAATTGCCCGAGTGCTGCAAGGGGGCCACTTTCCCACCGATGTCCTCTGGTCGCTGGGGATCGTCTATTTCTGCTGCTGGCTGATGGCCGCCGCACTTGATGTCGAGCGGGTCGAACTCTTCCCCTCCCTGACTGAAGAGTTCGCTGCCGATGCTGGGCGTCGACAAGCGGCCTGA